GAAGGGCTTTGTGCTGCTTGCAAAACGCTGGGTGGTCGAACGCTCCTTTGGCTGGCTGTCTCGTTTCAGACGCCTCGCTCGGGATTACGAGCGTCTCCCCGAAACAGTGAAAGGTTTGCATTTTCTAGCGTTTGCCTTCTTGTTGCTTCACCGCGCAGGATCTCT
The nucleotide sequence above comes from Deinococcus cellulosilyticus NBRC 106333 = KACC 11606. Encoded proteins:
- a CDS encoding transposase, producing the protein KGFVLLAKRWVVERSFGWLSRFRRLARDYERLPETVKGLHFLAFAFLLLHRAGSLLVPLQA